The genomic stretch GTGTAATTGAAAGAGACCTTAAAATTGTCTTTGTTAAGCGTTGCTTGTTTAAAGACTAATTGTTTAAAGTATTCCAATTCGATATCAATTTTCTCTAAGGATCGAGAAAGAACCATTCTTAAAGATGTGTTAGGAATTGTTAGCTGTGTGGATGTCAATTTTTCAATTGACAAACCATTTAAAATCGCAAAAAATTCATAAGTTTTTACTTTTTCTTCTTCGGTTAATACTTCCTCTGGTATCTCCCAAAAGTAGGTTATCTCATCGGATGATTTACCCTCTATTTTTTGGATGAAAAGTACGGGAATTCCATCAGGGAAAATTTTTTGTAAAGGTTTAAAATCTGACTTTAGCTTAGTATAAGCGGTAAAGTAACCCGAAAAACCCATTTTAGGCATAATTTACTCCGTATTGTACAAGCGTTGTAATTGTTGCAAGTCATAGCTTGCGCAGAGATTCTCAAGGTCGTCTAGCCATCGGTTAACCTGTTCAACCGTAACAGGTTCTATTATTTCATCCTCTAATACCTCCTCATCTTGTGTTTCTTCTTCGGGTTCCCATTCTCCCAAAAGCTTCTCTAGTTCCTTTTTTGGATTACCTCCTTTATCTAAGACTTTAGCTTCAAATTCGTCCCATACTTTTCTAGGTATCTTAATACTTCGATAGGCATATTCTTTCTTTTCATCCATTCTCTCCTCAACAATTTCAGCCGTGATTAAATGAGAGGGTATTGTGTGAATAACCTCATTCCATCTATCCGCTAATTCATCCCCCTGATACTTAGTTAATGGCCGTGCTTGTGCCTCATTAACTGGTAATTTACTAAAGCCCATCTGTGCTAATTCTATTACGATTTTAGAAGCTTTAATAAGCCGTTCTATATAACTTCTGCTACGGTCTAGGGCTTTTTCACAAAAATCTTTAAAGGTCTTAAATTTACCTTGATAAATTTTCAACTCTTTAACAACTTGTGCGATTGCTCCCATATATAGCCAAGAAAAGGATGAGCGATGAAATAATTCTATGGCCTCATCTAATTCTAGCCATTTACCGTTATCTACTTGCTCCGTAATGACATTTAGAATGTGTTGTAAGTAGTTGGGTAAAATCTCATAAACCTCTTGATCCATGTAGACACGGGGCAAAAAGTCCTGACAACTTATTTCATGTCCATTGTGAAAAATACGAGAGCAAAGCCCTTTTAAGAGAGTTTGAGGATTAGCGTCCATAATAAAGACCTAAAGTTGAGTAAGTTAGGGAACAATCCCTAATTAGGGAACAATTTGAGGGAAGAAATAAGGGGAAATTCAAGCCTATTAATAATTCCCCTTAGACTTAAAGACAATAGGAAACTGTAATGGTAAAAAGTTTGCTTGTGTCACTCAATAGCCTAATTTTTAATTAAACACCTCCCAATTAATTAGCAATTCGTTACAACACTAGACTATAACCTGTTCCCTAACTATGACTTAACCTTGCCAGGAGTCCTTAAGGGAAGGGGTTTGTGTTGTCTCTTGTTAACAGTCTACTGTTTACCGGCCTTCCTGTCAACTGTTGACTGTTGACAGTCTACTGTCTACAATGAAAGAACAAATCAACAAAGAACCTAACTTAAAAGTGAAAGCTTATCGTGAAGCGATGGGCTATTCTCAGCAAGAATTAGCTCAGTTATTAAATTGTCACTGGCGGACTGTTGCAGATTGGGAACTAAAAGGGACTATCCCAAACTTTGAAAAAGTGGTGTTACTGGCTAAAGTATTCAAGATTAGTCTTAAAACACTGGCCAATGATTTCGGACTTGATACCGTAGGCATCCCAGATGATTCCAATTCACAACCATCAAACGAATTAACCGCTAGTAAGTGTTAACTGTTCCATGTGTTCCCTAAATTGTTTTAAGCGATCGCGATCGCGGATTTGTTCCCTAAAAACATTTGTCCTGAAAAGGTAAGGAGTTTTTAGAAACTAATTAACAGTGCCAATTGGCAGAAAATTAATGACTATATTTTTTTGTGCCAATTGGCATCAATCCGCTTCGATCCATCACCGCCCCCTTAGAGCTTTATGCCAAACCCAGAAAAATCCCAGTTGAATAGAGCGTCAAACAATTTCTATCTATATAGAAGAATTTTTCGCCTTTTCAAAGCCATCATAAATGACCATCACCGCCATTACCGACCCGACCGAAAAATTTGCAACCAGTCGAAAAATGGAGCATTGGCCCTATGGGGAATGGTCGGGGTTTGGTGCGCGATCGCGCCCTTCTTTCCCCCAAGCTTGATCTAAAACCGCGATCGCCCACGTACCAAATAACCTAACCCGTCTAGTCGGGTTAGGGAACAATCTACACACATTAATCAAGAGGGAGTTAATTAAATGCTCATAGAAAAGGATGGATATAGCCTAAAAAAAGGCTTTCGTAGTTTGATTGAGACGATTGCTTATAATAATGTTTTTGAAGACGATGACTTATGTTATGGGCATAAAGTTCTAACCCACAAAGAAGTACGAATTATTGCCAAATCAGCTATAGCAAACAATATGTCACACTGCTTTTATGGAGACATTGACAATCAAATAATGTTTTATCTTTGGAGTTTACAATGTTACGGTTTAACCCATAAAGAAAGAATTTCTATCGCTAGACAAATTTTAGATTTAATTAAAGAACAAGAAACTAGAGAAGAAATCGAAAAAGAAAACGATACCATAGAGGGATTTTAAAATGATTAAACATTACGAATGCTTAAATTGTCAGCTGGCGTGGGGACATAAAAATCTATAAGCTAGACTTAATCAGGGATATAGCCCGTCGTCCTCGTCGATAATAGGCGCGTTTTTCGGGGCTTAATTGCATTAATGCCTGGGCTTCAACGGTAAATAAATCACAAGAGTCAACCCAATCTTTTCCATGAAGACCGATATAAAAGTTACTGTGTCTCCGTCGCATTTTCTTGTTTTTTCTGACTCTCCCCACATATTTTGCCAATCCTTTCTCTTTAATAATTTTTCCAGAAAATGTTGCCATTGAATAAGCTAGAGTAATCAATATAATTAAGGAAGTAAGGCGATGTCCTGTTAATTTCGTTCTTTCTAAATCATAACCACCTTTCTTAAAATCCCGAAACATTTCCTCAATACAAAATCTCTTTTTATAAGCGTCAATCGTCTCATCAATACTGGTTAAATTTGTGATAATAAACCAAGCTTCTTTTGTCTCTATTCCTCTATACTTCTTTTTCCATTTCGCCACTATATTACTGCCTATAAATCCTTTTGTTTTCGTAACTTTAACTCCTTGATAAAATAAAGACATTCCTGAAGATAATCCTAAATCTTTTAGTCGCGTCCACATTTCCTTTTCTACTTCAATATAGTTGCTTTTCTTCAATCTGAGTGCATAATAAACTCTTTTTTGTCCATGTAACCATTTTGCTAGTTCAACTGAGCAGAATTCTCTATCCCCTAAGACAACTATTTTATATTCTTTTAGAAAGAGTAATATTCGGGCTAATATACTTTTCTGTGTGTCAAAGTTACTATTACCGATGTGATCTAGCAACTCAAAATATAAGGGAATTCCTCTATTATCAATTACCAGACTTACCATCAAAATATTAATCAACCCCCATTGGGTTCTATCTATGGCAATATGTAAGACATCTCCTGTACTAAATGATTGCTTTAACCACTGTTTTATGATAGGTATCCATACTCCTTCAATTGTCAAACAAGGAATCTCGAAAAACCGTTTTAACTTTTTTCTCTTACTTTCAAATAAAATGGGACTGGGAAAATAACTAGCTAACTCATAAAACCTAATTTTCCTATATACTTGCACTAATTCTATCATGATTAACAGTATTAAATATTCCGATTTTTTCAGATACTTTGTTAAATGGTTGTTATAAATTTCTGGTAACATTTTGGGTTTAGACGGCGATCGCTAAAAAAAGAACATTTTCTTTTTACCATGTTTTGCTCTTTTCGTCATCTGGTAAGGCTTTCAGGGTTTCATGTCCCCACGCCAGATCTCAGGGTACTTAACTCTGACTCCATCAGGAATATTTTTAACTGCTTCTCCGATAATCTCAATTAATTTTACAACTGATAGGAAGATTTCTACCCTAGCTAAAAATTCTTCAAAGCTTATATTCTTAGTAATTTTTTCTAGTTGATAAATTGCTTCTATTATGTCTTGTAAGAAATCGGTAAAATCTCTTTGTGTCATACATAAATGACCTCGGATAGAATTCTTTCTTTCCTTTTCCCTTTTAAGCCATTTTTACTGATAACGTCTGTTTTTACTTTCAGTAAATCACTTAAATAGTATTCCATATCTACTAAATCTAGTAAACTTGGTGGTTCTGTATAATCTATCAGGATATTAATTTGACTATCTTCTTTAACTTCTCCTTTTACATAATCGCCAAAAATACCTAATTCACTAACCTGATACTTTTCTTTTACAAAAGATTTTACTCGATTTAAAATTTCTTGAATTTCTTCTAAGTTTTTCATGATATTTACTCTGTAAAGGGAATTATCAATTATCCATTGTTGAAAAAATCGATATAGGATATTAACTTATTTAATAAGCTCAAAAAAACTATCATCAATATCATAACCAAATAATTGGGCCATTGATTTTAGACGAAATTGAGCAGGAATTTTTTGCTGTTTTAACCACTCAGAAAGAATAAATAATTTGTGCATGACAAAGATTTCTAACGCTTCTGGGTTATATTGAATACCTTCTGTGCGACTAAATTGATGGGGAACTAACATAGCAGTATAACGGGCTAATTCTCCCCTCTTTGCGTCTAAAATAAAGGGTATCCAGGGATAAAGTGCATCTAGACGCACAAACCATAAACGAACCTCGGAAATTTCTGAGAGTTCCCTGGGATCGGACGGATCACGAGGATAATGAATCTCAAAGGTGAGGGTTTGTTCTTGAGAGGCGATCGCCCCTTGTTGCAGCAGAGGATCAACTACCGTTTTAACAGGGGAGAGATCTAAGCGAGTGAGGTGATCAAGTTGAATGGCGATCGTCTGAGACATGGAATTATGAATTATGAATTATGAATTATGAATTATGAATTATAGTTAATTTAGCCGCTATTATAACACATATAATGCTGATCTCCAAGGATAAGTTAAGATAAGTAAATACTAAAAATGGGTTAGGAAATGTCCACTTTAATGAATTAAAATAGTGTTGATAGGCAAAAGAGCCACTAGGAATTGTGTTAACTTAATTTCGCAGAATAAAGGCTTTTTAGCATTATATCATAAAGGGGGCTTTTTGTCTTTAAATTCTGAGGATCTTTTAAAATTAACCTCAGTCATTTTACCAAGAAATAACAACAGCAGACCTAGATTACTATCACCTTCAATGAGCAAAAAAGGATTATCAAAAGGAATAAAAATACCATGGAAAAATTATTAGACGATGCAAGTAAACGACTAGAAAAAGCTTTAAAATATGTCTCAATTTCTGACGATGCCAGTCAACGATTAAAACATCCTAAAACCAGTTTAAGTGTGTCAATTCCAGTGCGGATGGATGATGGTTCTTTACGCATTTTTCAAGGATATCGGGTACGGTATGATGATACGAGGGGGCCAGGTAAAGGAGGTGTACGATATCATCCTAATGTGACGATGGATGAGGTGCAATCTTTAGCCTTTTGGATGACCTTTAAATGTGCCTTATTAAACCTACCTTTTGGGGGTGCAAAAGGAGGGATTACCCTAAATCCTAAAGAATTATCCAAACAAGAATTAGAACGATTAAGTCGGGGATATATTGAAGCGATCGCAGATTTTATTGGCCCTGATATTGATATTTTAGCCCCGGATGTTTATACAAATGACATGATTATGGGGTGGATGATGGATCAATATAGCATTATCCAACGCAAAATTACCCCAGGTGTAGTGACAGGAAAACCCAAAACTATGGGGGGAAGTCAGGGACGAGATACCGCCACAGGAACGGGAGCTTTTTATGTAATACAGGCTATTTTGCCTAAATTTGAACGAATTACAGAAAATACAACTATTGCCGTACAAGGATTTGGAAAAGCGGGGGCCGTTGTTGCCGAATTATTAGCAAAAGCAGGCTATAAAGTAGTAGCAGTAAGTGACTCCAAAGGAGGAATTTATGCGGAAAAAGGACTCGATATTTTGAGTATTCGTGGCTATAAAAAACAACACCGAGATATTGCGGCAATTTACTGTGAGGATACTGTCTGTAATATTGGGGAACATCAAAGTATTAGTAATGACGAATTATTAGCCCTAGATGTAGATGTTTTAATTCCGGCCGCGTTAGAAAACCAAATCACTGAAAATAATGCCCATAATATCAAAGCAAAATATATCTTTGAAGTAGCTAATGGGCCAATTACTTCGGCGGCTGATGACATTTTAGATCAAAAAGGCATTTATATTTTCCCTGATATTTTAGTCAATGCAGGAGGGGTAACAGTCAGTTATTTTGAGTGGGTACAAAACCGCAGTGGTTTGTATTGGACACGAACAGAAGTTCATGAAAGAATGAAAGAAAAAATGGTGACTGAAGCGCAAAAAGTTTGGTCTATTAGTCAAGAATACGGGGTATCTATGCGAACGGGGGCTTATATTCATGCTTTAAACCGTTTAAGTGAAGCTTTAGATGCAAAAGGAACCAGGGATTATTATATTAATGGGGTTACTCATTAAATATAGCTTTAGATTCCTTCAGTCTTTAGACTGAGGCTATAAAAACTAAGCCTGCCTTCGCAGGCTTTTAATGTTATCATTAATTAAGCTTTGATCAATTTGTTGATATAATGTATCTAAGGTTGAATCATTCTCTAAAACCACATCAGCAGCCGCAATTTTTTGGCTCAATGGTAATTGACTATTGATACGAATGATAGCCTGTTCTTCCGTTAAATTATTGCGCGTCATTAACCGTTTAATTTGTTGATCATAAGGACAAGATACCACCCAAATTTCTGTGACTAAATGAGTCAGATTAGACTCAAAAAGCAAAGGAATAACTAGAATAATAGTAGATGATTCTGATTCCTGAATAGCTTCTTCAAACTGATGTCTAACATAGGGATGAATTTGAGATTCTAGCCATAATTTTTCTTGAGAATCATTAAAAATAATGTCCCCTAAAGCTTGACGATTTAACTCACCTTCTCCCAAGATAACGGATGAACCATAACGATTAAAAATTGCAGTTAAAATAGGAGAATTCCGATTAACCGCTTCTCTAGCGTAAATATCAGCATCAAAAATTGGCAGATGATAAGTATCCCCCAAATAACGAGATACGGTTGTCTTACCTGTAGCAATTCCACCCGTTAAACCAATAATACGCCTCACATTATTTATCCAATTAGTTTAATAAAACTAGCATATAAACGAACGTTTATAGTAGGTTCTCTTTAGGGCTTAAAAGCTTTGTATAATAATGGCTAAAGCCATCACTACGAACTTTTCTATTGAGATTTTGTAACATAAGTAGGTACACAAAATTAATTACCCAAAATTTGTAGGGGCGGGTTTTTTACATAAATCAATGATTTTCACAAAAAAACTAGATAAACCCGCCCCTACAACCTTTGTTACTCAAGCATTACGACTATATCAAAACCCGCGCCTTGACTGTGCAATTAATTTTGCGCGCGGTACTTAATAAACATTGTACCCCATGATCCTGAGAGAACCGACGTTGTGTGTTAGGTTGCACTTCGTTTAACCCAACCTACGGGTTATGATGATGTTTGATAGTGCGATTTTATACAAAAATTCTAAACTATTAACTATTAACTATTAACTATTTATGCACCGTCTTTACCTGAGATAAAAAAATAGATTAAGATTAGATTTGTAATAGCAAATATTAATCATAAAGGAACATGAATCCGTTAGCCTGTCCCAAATGCAAGGGAACACTCAAGGCAATTATATATCAAAACATTGAAATTGATCGGTGTGATGATTGTTTAGGAATTTGGTTTGATTCCTTAGAAGCAGAAGAACTGAAAAATTGTCAAGGATCAGAAAGTATTGATAAGGGAGATCTTAACGAAAAAAGTCTCAGTGATCCTTTAACTAAACCCATCTTTTGTCCCCGTTGTCAAGTTACCATGCTCAAAATGCTCGATCTTGATCAATATCCCATCTGGTATGAAATTTGTTCCCAATGTCAAGGTATTTGGTTTGATGCAGGAGAATTCAAAAAATTCAAATCAAATTTTTTGCCAAAAGGGTTTTTTACGCAAGCAAAACAAGCCTTTAGCTTCAAAAAAAACCGATCTTAGCCCAAAAAAACAAGGGCGATGCTTAAAACCTATACTTAGTTAGCATCGCCCTTTATTCAGTTAATCAAATCTTGCTCTTGTCACCGAATTCTCTAACTTTCTGAATCTACTAATCTACCACAGACCAGGTACAGGTTCAGGAGCAGGAGCGGGTTCTAGAACTGCTGTATTAGGTGGTAAAGGAGGAATAGTAACATCAGGACGACTCCAATTAATGGCTGTCCGTTCAATTAAAGCAACTTCTTTGAGATCTAGACGAGATACCCATACCGGCATAGCAAAAGCCTGGTATGCCTTAAGATCGGCTCTTTTATCGCTAACAATAACCCATTTACCATCAACAACTCTCATGATGGCATCATCACCGGGTTTGAGATTAGGCCAGAAGGTAGGCATTGAGGTTGAAACAACGGTAACATCACGATCGCCAACTCTGACAGAAGAAGGAGAGATGATTTGAATTTGAGCCACATCTCCGGTGACACCACGAATACGACCAATGGCGAAATCTTCAAATTTGAATTTTAACCACTCGTCCCGATAGACCTCAATGGGATCTTCTAATTTGTGGCCACGTAATTGGCTAATTAACACTTCATTTTGCGCGGGTTCTGCTTGAGCAGGAGTCACAGCGATCGCTGACCAAGAAAGGGTTATAGCTAGACCGGCGAGTAGAGTAGACTTTGCATTTAACACGATAACCTCACTCCATCTTTTTTTGGGTAAATTATCCTTTGACACTTATAAGCATAGTTTAGTTCCCACGGTTATGCCACAAAATTTAAAAATAAATTTATAAAGTTTCAAAAGAGAAAAAACTTATGGTATTTTTACGAAAAGTTACTTAGTTTACGGAAAGAATTTATTTTTCAAATTGTCCCAATACTGAGTAATCTGAGTAACATTAATTTGCTTAAAAGAATCCTTTAATTTCTCAAGCCCTTGATTTTTCTGTGGTATCGAAGATGGCTGAGAAGGTGGATTTTCTAGGGTTGGTTGGATAATCTCAGTGGAGTTCACCACCGAGGAGTCCAGCACTGTAGACTTTTCTGGGAGTGGAGTTTCCTTTTCAACTGTAGACGAAATCGGAATGACTTCGGGTTTAACCTCATCTGCTTGTTGTTCTTGGGTGAGGGGTTCTTCTGAAACGGGCGGTTGTTCAGTAACCTTGACAGGTTCTTCTGGTTGAGTTTCGGGTTCTTGAGTTAAACTTCCTTCTGGGACAATTTCTTCTGTAACAGGTTCACTCGGTTCTATTTCAGTTAAACTGTCTTCTGTTATAGGTTCTTCAGGTTCTGTTGCGGTTTCTTCAACGGGGGACAGTTCAGGGGTAGGAGAGATAGGTGTAGCGATGTAATTAGGATCAACAATAGAACGGACAGCTTGGGCCGAGAGTTCTCCTCGAACCATTTTTGATAGAGTATCCTGACCATTAGGAGTATAGGTAATTAGTCGAACCGTATTATTAAAGGCGTTATCAACTAAATTTCCTTTTTCATCTATAAATTCTAACTGTACCCAGTTTTTCCCTTCCTCAAACCCAGTCAGATAGATAGGTTGCCAAGTATCTAATAAAAAGCTTTCCCCATTAACTGTGACTCGAATGCGCCAGTCTACAATCTCATCCTCATTATTATCTCTAGCGACTACATGAAGCGGGGCATTGGTTAAATAAAAATCTAACATAATTGGTTGGGCCCCATAATCCCTTTTGGGACGACTGTAAGTTAAGAGAGGAAGGGAAGGATTAGGGGCATTTTCTCCTGTTTTCGTTAAAATATGAAAAGTACTTTGAGCATAGGCTCCTTCATTTTTAAAGCTTTCATGCCAAGGGCGAGAAGCAAATACGCGAATGGTATGGGTTCCAGGCGTTAAATTTTCTAAAATAATCGGTTTATCTACGTTGTAAACGGCTTGATAGGGTTCATTATCTACAATTAGATGAATATGAGGCCCCATTTGAAACTCAGCATTATTAAATAGAGGTAAATCTCTGACTTGTAGCTTGACAGAGATAGTAGTTTCCTCAAACATTTGATCGGTTTTAGGACTGACAATACTTACTTGAGGCGAATATTGTTCTAAGACTTGACGCAGTTCTTGAATGACAGGTGGTGGTGTAACTTCAGCTAGTTTCCCTGTGATCACCACTTGGGGTATAGGTTCGCTTAAGGGTTCCGATGCTTGTAAGCGGTCGCTACAACTAATTAACCCCCAACTGAGGAAAAATAGCAAGCCACATAGCCATAGGGATTGAATAGGTTGCGATCGCAATTTAAACCGAAACACAGGCTTATCTCCTTAATTGCTTTGCTGATTCTTTTTTTTGTTCCTTAGTTCCATAATAAACCCTAGGGGGTTATCCCTTGGTTTATCAGAAATTTGGGTTTAAAACCCTGTCATTTCCACAAGCTTAGGGTATCCCTAAAAGGAACGGCTTTTGATTCAATCAGCGAACCCATATATTGTTAAACTTAGTAAAGAACTCTAATAATGTTAACGATACTATTAAAATTATGGGTCGCGTTGGGATCTTATTACTAAATTTAGGGGGGCCAGAACAGTTAGAAGACGTTCGCCCTTTTCTCTTTAACCTGTTTTCTGACCCAGAAATCATCCGCTTGCCTTTTCCTTGGTTACAAAAGCCTTTAGCTTGGCTGATTTCTAGCTTAAGATCCAGTAAATCTCAGGAAAACTACCGTCAAATTGGGGGTGGCTCTCCTTTACTGAAAATTACTCAAGCACAAGGGGAAGCCTTAGAACAACGGTTGTCAGATATTGGCCAAGCTGCTCATATATATATTGGAATGCGTTATTGGCATCCCTTTACAGAAGAAGCTATAGCCAGAATTAAACGGGAAAGAGTGGAAAAACTCGTTATTTTGCCCCTATATCCTCAATTTTCTATCAGTACTAGTGGCTCTAGTTTCCGCGTGATTGAGGAAATGTGGCAAGCTGATCCGTCTTTGCGACAAATTGAGTATACTTTAATTCCCTCTTGGTACGATGATCCTGGTTATTTAGCAGCCATGAGTGATTTAATTGTTCAAGAATTAGAAAAATTTGAACATCCTGACCAAGTTCATCTCTTCTTTAGCGCGCACGGTGTCCCCCAAAGTTATGTCGATGAAGCTGGAGATCCTTATCAGGCGGAAATTGAAAGTTGTACGAGTTTAATTATGCAAACTCTCAACCGTCCTAATCCTCATACTTTGGCTTATCAAAGTCGTGTCGGGCCAGTAGAATGGTTGAAACCTTATACCGAAGAAGCACTTCACGAATTAGGTGAAGAAGGAGTTAATGATTTACTGGTGGTTCCTATTAGTTTTGTCTCGGAACATATCGAAACCTTACAGGAAATTGATATTGAATATCGAGAAGTGGCAGAAGAAGCAGGAATTCACAATTTTCAAAGGGTTCCAGCTTTGAATACTCACCCGATTTTTATTGATTCTTTGGCTCAATTAGTAATTAATTCCCTAGAACAACCTCCTATTACTTTTGATTCTGTAACCCATCCCAAAAAGAACATGAAAATGTATCCTCAAGAACGTTGGGCCTGGGGTATGACAACTGCGGCTGAAGTCTGGAATGGAAGACTCGCTATGCTTGGTTTTATCGGACTTTTAATTGAGTTAATTACTGGACATGGCCCCTTACATTTTGTGGGGTTACTGTAATTTATTCTTGTTAAATTAAGGTTAAGAAATAATAGAAAATTAACAGAAAATGCTAAAGACAAATCAGCTAATTCTGTGATAAAAATCTATTATTTCAAAGGGTAAACTGTATGCTATGTTACAAAATCTCGGAAGGTGGATTACGGCGCGGACAGGAAAACTAGATTATAATTCACAAATTATGACCCGCGCCTAACCCACCCTACGATATATAAGATTTTATCACCACAGGTACGGGAGAGGGACTTCTCCGAGAATTCTGTTAAGAAAGAAAAAAGTGTAATTCTGTCCCGACAGCCCGTTAATATCCCTATAATGATTAATTAAAGATGACGGTTAAGTGACTACCCTATGTCAAAAATTGAAACTAGAACCGAACCCATGGTACTCAACATGGGGCCTCATCAT from Aphanothece sacrum FPU1 encodes the following:
- a CDS encoding IS4 family transposase; translation: MLPEIYNNHLTKYLKKSEYLILLIMIELVQVYRKIRFYELASYFPSPILFESKRKKLKRFFEIPCLTIEGVWIPIIKQWLKQSFSTGDVLHIAIDRTQWGLINILMVSLVIDNRGIPLYFELLDHIGNSNFDTQKSILARILLFLKEYKIVVLGDREFCSVELAKWLHGQKRVYYALRLKKSNYIEVEKEMWTRLKDLGLSSGMSLFYQGVKVTKTKGFIGSNIVAKWKKKYRGIETKEAWFIITNLTSIDETIDAYKKRFCIEEMFRDFKKGGYDLERTKLTGHRLTSLIILITLAYSMATFSGKIIKEKGLAKYVGRVRKNKKMRRRHSNFYIGLHGKDWVDSCDLFTVEAQALMQLSPEKRAYYRRGRRAISLIKSSL
- a CDS encoding HepT-like ribonuclease domain-containing protein, which produces MTQRDFTDFLQDIIEAIYQLEKITKNISFEEFLARVEIFLSVVKLIEIIGEAVKNIPDGVRVKYPEIWRGDMKP
- a CDS encoding Glu/Leu/Phe/Val family dehydrogenase, translating into MEKLLDDASKRLEKALKYVSISDDASQRLKHPKTSLSVSIPVRMDDGSLRIFQGYRVRYDDTRGPGKGGVRYHPNVTMDEVQSLAFWMTFKCALLNLPFGGAKGGITLNPKELSKQELERLSRGYIEAIADFIGPDIDILAPDVYTNDMIMGWMMDQYSIIQRKITPGVVTGKPKTMGGSQGRDTATGTGAFYVIQAILPKFERITENTTIAVQGFGKAGAVVAELLAKAGYKVVAVSDSKGGIYAEKGLDILSIRGYKKQHRDIAAIYCEDTVCNIGEHQSISNDELLALDVDVLIPAALENQITENNAHNIKAKYIFEVANGPITSAADDILDQKGIYIFPDILVNAGGVTVSYFEWVQNRSGLYWTRTEVHERMKEKMVTEAQKVWSISQEYGVSMRTGAYIHALNRLSEALDAKGTRDYYINGVTH
- the coaE gene encoding dephospho-CoA kinase (Dephospho-CoA kinase (CoaE) performs the final step in coenzyme A biosynthesis.); the protein is MNNVRRIIGLTGGIATGKTTVSRYLGDTYHLPIFDADIYAREAVNRNSPILTAIFNRYGSSVILGEGELNRQALGDIIFNDSQEKLWLESQIHPYVRHQFEEAIQESESSTIILVIPLLFESNLTHLVTEIWVVSCPYDQQIKRLMTRNNLTEEQAIIRINSQLPLSQKIAAADVVLENDSTLDTLYQQIDQSLINDNIKSLRRQA
- the hemH gene encoding ferrochelatase, with protein sequence MGRVGILLLNLGGPEQLEDVRPFLFNLFSDPEIIRLPFPWLQKPLAWLISSLRSSKSQENYRQIGGGSPLLKITQAQGEALEQRLSDIGQAAHIYIGMRYWHPFTEEAIARIKRERVEKLVILPLYPQFSISTSGSSFRVIEEMWQADPSLRQIEYTLIPSWYDDPGYLAAMSDLIVQELEKFEHPDQVHLFFSAHGVPQSYVDEAGDPYQAEIESCTSLIMQTLNRPNPHTLAYQSRVGPVEWLKPYTEEALHELGEEGVNDLLVVPISFVSEHIETLQEIDIEYREVAEEAGIHNFQRVPALNTHPIFIDSLAQLVINSLEQPPITFDSVTHPKKNMKMYPQERWAWGMTTAAEVWNGRLAMLGFIGLLIELITGHGPLHFVGLL
- a CDS encoding DUF6130 family protein; this translates as MFRFKLRSQPIQSLWLCGLLFFLSWGLISCSDRLQASEPLSEPIPQVVITGKLAEVTPPPVIQELRQVLEQYSPQVSIVSPKTDQMFEETTISVKLQVRDLPLFNNAEFQMGPHIHLIVDNEPYQAVYNVDKPIILENLTPGTHTIRVFASRPWHESFKNEGAYAQSTFHILTKTGENAPNPSLPLLTYSRPKRDYGAQPIMLDFYLTNAPLHVVARDNNEDEIVDWRIRVTVNGESFLLDTWQPIYLTGFEEGKNWVQLEFIDEKGNLVDNAFNNTVRLITYTPNGQDTLSKMVRGELSAQAVRSIVDPNYIATPISPTPELSPVEETATEPEEPITEDSLTEIEPSEPVTEEIVPEGSLTQEPETQPEEPVKVTEQPPVSEEPLTQEQQADEVKPEVIPISSTVEKETPLPEKSTVLDSSVVNSTEIIQPTLENPPSQPSSIPQKNQGLEKLKDSFKQINVTQITQYWDNLKNKFFP
- a CDS encoding helix-turn-helix domain-containing protein, with the protein product MKEQINKEPNLKVKAYREAMGYSQQELAQLLNCHWRTVADWELKGTIPNFEKVVLLAKVFKISLKTLANDFGLDTVGIPDDSNSQPSNELTASKC
- a CDS encoding zf-TFIIB domain-containing protein; its protein translation is MNPLACPKCKGTLKAIIYQNIEIDRCDDCLGIWFDSLEAEELKNCQGSESIDKGDLNEKSLSDPLTKPIFCPRCQVTMLKMLDLDQYPIWYEICSQCQGIWFDAGEFKKFKSNFLPKGFFTQAKQAFSFKKNRS
- a CDS encoding CRR6 family NdhI maturation factor — its product is MSQTIAIQLDHLTRLDLSPVKTVVDPLLQQGAIASQEQTLTFEIHYPRDPSDPRELSEISEVRLWFVRLDALYPWIPFILDAKRGELARYTAMLVPHQFSRTEGIQYNPEALEIFVMHKLFILSEWLKQQKIPAQFRLKSMAQLFGYDIDDSFFELIK
- a CDS encoding nucleotidyltransferase family protein; protein product: MKNLEEIQEILNRVKSFVKEKYQVSELGIFGDYVKGEVKEDSQINILIDYTEPPSLLDLVDMEYYLSDLLKVKTDVISKNGLKGKRKERILSEVIYV